The following coding sequences lie in one Anguilla rostrata isolate EN2019 chromosome 8, ASM1855537v3, whole genome shotgun sequence genomic window:
- the ccr12a gene encoding chemokine (C-C motif) receptor 12a has product MTEAAYDDFFAFFNASGYDDEFKGNYVVDRAVTLCDKTEVNRFASHFMPTFYYAIFLLSLLGNGLVLCTIYKYEKLNTVTNVFLLNLVVSDLVFSLSLPFWASYHSSEWIFGEAMCKLVGGVYFIGFYSSILFLTLMTFDRYLAVVHAITAAKRRRMVYALISTVTVWGVSILATVKEFVLYGTRQDSRYGILCEETGHSQAVLVKWQLVGYYQQFVLFFLLPLGIVLYCYVRITLRVVHTRMTEKCRAVKLIFVIVVTFLLCWTPYNVVILLRALRASFRGDDAGPCEDELDYAQYVTRNLAFLYCCVNPVFYTFVGKKFQSHFRRLLSKRMPCLKSHILTSQSSRTTSHRSPQTLYEY; this is encoded by the coding sequence ATGACTGAGGCAGCATACGATGACTTCTTTGCATTTTTCAATGCCAGCGGCTATGACGACGAGTTCAAAGGCAATTACGTGGTGGATCGGGCGGTGACGTTGTGCGACAAGACCGAAGTCAACCGATTCGCGTCGCACTTCATGCCCACGTTCTACTACGCCATCTTCCTGCTCAGCCTCCTGGGAAACGGACTGGTGCTGTGCACCATCTACAAGTACGAGAAGCTCAACACGGTCACCAACGTCTTCCTCCTGAACCTGGTCGTCTCCGACCTGGTGTTCTCGCTGAGCCTCCCGTTCTGGGCGAGCTACCACTCCTCAGAGTGGATCTTCGGCGAGGCCATGTGCAAGCTGGTGGGCGGCGTCTACTTCATCGGGTTCTACAgctccatcctcttcctcacgcTCATGACCTTCGATCGCTACCTGGCCGTGGTCCACGCCATCACCGCCGCCAAGCGGCGGCGCATGGTCTACGCCCTGATCTCCACGGTGACCGTTTGGGGCGTCAGCATCCTGGCCACCGTCAAGGAGTTCGTCCTGTACGGCACGCGCCAGGACAGCCGGTACGGGATTCTGTGCGAGGAGACCGGCCACAGCCAGGCGGTCCTGGTGAAGTGGCAGCTGGTGGGCTACTACCAGCAGTTCGTGCTGTTCTTCCTGCTGCCGCTGGGCATCGTCCTGTACTGCTACGTGCGCATCACCCTGAGGGTCGTGCACACGCGCATGACGGAGAAGTGCCGGGCCGTCAAGCTGATATTCGTCATCGTGGTGACCTTCCTCCTCTGCTGGACGCCCTACAACGTGGTCATCCTCCTGCGGGCCCTGCGCGCGTCCTTCCGCGGCGACGACGCGGGGCCGTGCGAGGACGAGCTGGACTACGCGCAGTACGTCACGCGCAACCTGGCCTTCCTGTACTGCTGCGTGAACCCCGTCTTCTACACCTTCGTGGGCAAGAAGTTCCAGAGCCACTTCAGGAGGCTGCTGTCCAAGCGCATGCCCTGTCTGAAAAGCCACATACTGACGAGCCAGAGCAGCAGGACCACCTCGCACAGGAGCCCGCAGACCCTCTACGAGTACTAG